GAGACGTTCCCCACGTTGGACGCAGAAACGGGTACGCTTTCGCTGGTTGAGCCGGAATCGGCGGGTGCCCGGACATGGTGCGCAATGCGTGTCCGTGGCGGCGGCCAGTGCCCGGATTGCCCCACGATGCGTCAAATGCAGGGCGCGGATGCCGCTGGCCCGGTGGCATGAAGTTTGCGCCAATGAGTTCGCCGTAATCCCGAGGGAGGACGTCATGCCGGTCATGCTCATCGTGCTGGTCTTGCAGGCGCTTGAAGGTCTGAGCCCGCTTACCGTGCCGCAATTCGCCCGTGCCCACGGCGGCGTCGATGGCGCGGATGCCGTGGCGGTCATCGATCGCACCCAGGTGCCATAGCCATAGGCATAGCCATAGGCGAGCAAGGGCAGGGGCGAGCACAGGCGCGCCGGTGTTCACGTCCTCTCCGCATTCATCCATGACGAACGGAGAGACCATGAATCGTAGTGACGTGACCGACCTGATTATCGAAGCCAAGGTGCTGCGTGGCATTCGATGGGCCGATGTAGCCGAACGTGTCGGCAAGAGCAAGGAATGGACGACCGCGGCCTGCCTGGGCCAGATGGCCTTCGATGAAGCCGGTGCGCGCGCCGTGATGGAGATCTTCGGGCTTCCCGCCGAGGCCGAACCGTGGCTGCGTGCCGTGCCCTACAAGGGCTCGCTACCCACGCAGGTGCCCACGGACCCGCTGATCTATCGCTTCTACGAACTGATCAGCGTCTACGGCACGACCTTCAAGGCATTGATTCACGAGGAATTCGGCGACGGGATCATGAGTGCCATCGACTTCCGCATGGACCTGCAGCGCGAACCCGATCCCAACGGCGATCGCGTTCGCATCGAGATGTCCGGCAAGTTCCTGCCGTACAAGACCTACTGACGGCGGAGGAAGGGGCTACAGGCGCCAGATGGGCGTTCGCGGCGGCCGGTTGCATCCGGCCCGCCGCCATTCCCATACTCAGCCGAAGAACTCCTGGTAGTAGCGCGTGCACGTGCCGGTTTGCCGGAACGTGTACGGCAGCTCGGCCATGGCGGCCGCGTCGAGCGAGCCGAAGGGGATGTCGAGGTCGGCCTCCGGTTGCTTGGCCTCGTCGTTGGTGCGGGAGATCTGTTGCGGATTCACGGTAACGCTCACTCATTCAGGGCGGGCCGCCTGGGCACCGCGTGTCAAGGAACCGGACGGGATTGCCGTCACGCAGTGCATCCTACCCAAGCCTGGCGGAGGAATCAGCGGCATCCGCCCGAAAAGACTGTTCCAGTTCCACCATCAATCGCGGATATGCACCGCACATCAAGCGCTTTCATCACAACAACGGCCCTGCATATGTTGTGGGTTTGTCGTGTCGCAAAGACAGCGTGAACAAAGCGCCGCCGGGCTGTTCGGCCAGGACTATAGTGGCTGTGGAGCCGCGCCCGGCGCGGTTTGCAACCCATCTTTCCTGCCAGCCTGGGGGAGCCCGTCATGAGTCTTCCGCCATGTTTTGCCAACCGCCGCGAGGCGGGCCAGTACCTCGGTCGTCATCTGGCCGCGCTTGGCTATTCCCGGTCACATGATGGCGATCCGGCACTTGTGCTGGCCTTGCCACGCGGTGGCGTTCCCGTTGCCTACGAAGTCGCACGCATGCTCGACGCGACACTTGATGTGCTGCTCGTGCGCAAGATTGGCGCGCCCGGCTATCCGGAACTGGCGCTTGGTGCCGTGGTCGAGGGCGATGCCGGTGGCAGCGGGCCGCATACGGTCGTCAACGACGACCCGTGGGCACGCCGCGCGCTGGAGTCTGGCGCGTTCGATGCGGAACGCGGCCGTCAGCTTGGCGAGATCTGCCGTCGACAGCAGCGGTATCGCCAGGGGCACCCCGTTACCGCGATGGCGGGCCGGCGCGTGATCGTTGTCGATGATGGCGTGGCTACCGGCGCGACGATGCGTGCGGCGCTCGATGCCGTGCGCATGGCGGGTGCCGCGGAGGTCGTGGCGGCGGTGCCGGTGGGATCCGTGGATGGCCTCGACACGCTCCGCGCCGTGGCGGATCGCGTGGTCTGCCTGAATATCCCCGAAAACTTTGGCGCGGTCGGCGCGTTCTATCTCGATTTCACGCAGACCTCGGATGACGAGGCGCTGTCGCTGCTGCGCGAGGCCGCTGCCGTCGCACCGCCCCTGGCCACGCATGGTGCCTGGTCGCGCAATGGTGGTGTGTCAGGAGGTGGTGAGTCAGGACACCTCAGCAACGGGCCGGCTGCCCACTGACACCAGGGTCTCAGACTTTATTGAGGCGGGCTTTGAGGTGCGGCACCAGCCCGCCCGCGTGCAACAGCGCGCGCAGGAAATCGGGCACCGGTTCGCAGGATACGCGCCGGCCATCGCAGAGCCTGATCTCGGCCGCATCGAGGAAGAACGTGGCTCGCGCTCCGTCGGCCAATGCGGCCGTATCCGCGCACACCAGCACCGGCAGCCCAATGTTGATCGCGTTGCGATAAAACAGCCCGGCGAACGACGACGCCAGCACGGCCGCCACGCCAAGATGCTTCAATGCCTGGGCTGCCTGCTCACGCGAAGACCCCATGCCGAAGTTGCTGCCCGCCACGATGACGTCGCCGGGTTTGACCGCGCCCGGAAACTCCGGCCGCAGGTTTTCCAGGCAGTGGCTTGCCAGCACATCGAGCCCGTCCTTCATGAATCGGCCCGGCGCCATCGCGTCGGTATCGACGTTTTCGCCGAAGCGCCAGATGCGGCCAGAGGGCGGGGGGTGGAAATCCGGAGCCGGGGTCATGCCAGTAACGTGCGTGGGTCAGTGATGCAGCCGGTGGCGGCGCTGGCAGCCACGGTCATGGGCGATGCCAGCCATACGGCGCTACCTGCATCGCCCATGCGGCCGGGGAAGTTGCGCGCGGTCGAGGCGATGGCGCGGCTGCCGGCCGGAAAGCGTGTGGCGCCGTAGCCGGCGCACGCATTGCACGCGTTCGGCAGCAGCTCCGCGCCGGCATCCATCAGCACGCCGAGCGTCCCTTCGGTGGCCGCTTGTTGCTGGTCGCGCAGCGAGGCCGGCGCGACCTTCAACGACACGCCCGGTGCCACCTTGCGCCCGCGCAGCACGCGCGCGGCCATGCGCAGGTCTTCGAGCTTGGCGCCGGTGCAGGCGCCCAGATAGGCGATCTCGATCGGCGCGCCGGCGGCCTGGTCGACCGGGCCGCTGTTGGCCGGCGAATGCGGCGCGGCTACCTGCGGTACCAGCGTGCCGGCATCGAAGCGATGTGTGGCCAGTACCGGTGCGTCGGCATCGCTGCGCCACTGGCGCGGTTCGATCGCGGCGAGCGTGGCGGCATCGACGCCGGCATCGGCAAGCCATGCCATCGTCGTGGCATCCGGCGCGATCAGCGCCGTTTGCGCGCCGAGTTCGGTGCTCATGTTCGTGAGCGTCATGCGCTCCTGCATCGACAGCGTCTTTACCGTGCTCCCGGTGTATTCGATCACTTCGTAGCGGCCACCCGCCATACCCAGCGTGGCGCACAGGAACAGCATGATGTCCTTGGCGCAAACGCCGTCCGACAGCGTCCCCTGCCACTCGACCCGGATCGTGTTCGGCACACGCAGCCAGATCTCCCCCGTGGCCAGCACACCGGCCATTTCCGTGGCGCCGATACCGAACATGTACGCGCCAAAAGCGCCGCCCGTGGGGCTGTGGCTGTCGCCGCCGACGATGAAGCGTCCGGGCAGGATATGGCCGCGCTCGGGCAGCACCACGTGGCAGATGCCTTCGTTGTCGATGAAGTTCTGAATGCCCGCTTCACGCACCCAGTCGCGCGTGAAGCGCAGAATCGATTCGGCTTCGGGGTCGGCCGCAGGCACGTAGTGGTCGGTGACCACCACGAAGCGGGACGGATCCCAGACCTTTGCGCCGAGTTCGCGCAGCAGCGGCGCCACGCGGCGCGGTCCGCTCGAGTCGTGCGACATGGCCAGGTCGACCTTGCACATCACCACCGATCCCGGCGTGACATGCGACACACCTGCCGCACGAGCGACCAGTTTCTGGGCGAGTGTGGCGGGCAGTTGGCTGGGGTCGACCGCGGTCTTGCCGTGCGGCAGGGTCATTCGGGCTTGGCTCCTGAATACTTCACCACCGTGGCCCAGCGCTTGACGTCCTGCTTCACGAAATTCGCGAACGCCTCCGGCGGCATGGCACTGGGCTGCGCGCCATCGGTTTCCAGGCGCTTGCGCACTGCGGGCTGCTCGAGCCCGTGGCGTGCGGCCTGATACAGTGCCTGTGTGATCTCCGGCGGCAGATTGGCCGGGCCGAACAGGCCGAACCACGCGCTGGACTCGAAACCCTTCACGGTGGCGCCAATCGGCTGCGCACCCGGAAACTGCGGCAGCGGCGTCGGGCTGGTCACGCCGAGCACCTTGAGCTTGCCGGCCTTGACGTGCTGCGCCACGTTGATCGTGCTGGCGAACATCAGGTCAACCTGCCCCGCGAGCAGATCCGTGATGGCGGGCGTGGTGCCCTTGTACGGGATGTTGACGATATACGTGCCCGTCATCATCTTGAACATGTCACCGGCCAGATGCACCGACGATCCCACCGCGCCGATGCCGAAGTTCAGCTTGCCCGGCTCGGACTTGGCCAGACGGATCAGTTCGGGGATGTTGTTGGCGGGCAGGTTGGGCCGTGCCACCAGCACGCTGGGCACGGTGGCCACGAGCGTGATCGGCGTGAAGTCCTGGATCG
This genomic interval from Cupriavidus metallidurans CH34 contains the following:
- a CDS encoding LeuD/DmdB family oxidoreductase small subunit translates to MTPAPDFHPPPSGRIWRFGENVDTDAMAPGRFMKDGLDVLASHCLENLRPEFPGAVKPGDVIVAGSNFGMGSSREQAAQALKHLGVAAVLASSFAGLFYRNAINIGLPVLVCADTAALADGARATFFLDAAEIRLCDGRRVSCEPVPDFLRALLHAGGLVPHLKARLNKV
- a CDS encoding tripartite tricarboxylate transporter substrate binding protein — encoded protein: MPVVRPGEHQPACKSALQSASSQRRASCAALLALAAWCIAPSAQAAQAAIAGGKPIRILVGAPAGGTTDTLARTIAQEMSQTLDQPVVVENRPGAGGNIAADMVAKSPADGTTLLMSFTSHTINATLYKKLPFDPIQDFTPITLVATVPSVLVARPNLPANNIPELIRLAKSEPGKLNFGIGAVGSSVHLAGDMFKMMTGTYIVNIPYKGTTPAITDLLAGQVDLMFASTINVAQHVKAGKLKVLGVTSPTPLPQFPGAQPIGATVKGFESSAWFGLFGPANLPPEITQALYQAARHGLEQPAVRKRLETDGAQPSAMPPEAFANFVKQDVKRWATVVKYSGAKPE
- a CDS encoding phosphoribosyltransferase, translated to MSLPPCFANRREAGQYLGRHLAALGYSRSHDGDPALVLALPRGGVPVAYEVARMLDATLDVLLVRKIGAPGYPELALGAVVEGDAGGSGPHTVVNDDPWARRALESGAFDAERGRQLGEICRRQQRYRQGHPVTAMAGRRVIVVDDGVATGATMRAALDAVRMAGAAEVVAAVPVGSVDGLDTLRAVADRVVCLNIPENFGAVGAFYLDFTQTSDDEALSLLREAAAVAPPLATHGAWSRNGGVSGGGESGHLSNGPAAH
- the cynS gene encoding cyanase yields the protein MNRSDVTDLIIEAKVLRGIRWADVAERVGKSKEWTTAACLGQMAFDEAGARAVMEIFGLPAEAEPWLRAVPYKGSLPTQVPTDPLIYRFYELISVYGTTFKALIHEEFGDGIMSAIDFRMDLQREPDPNGDRVRIEMSGKFLPYKTY
- a CDS encoding 3-isopropylmalate dehydratase large subunit, which encodes MTLPHGKTAVDPSQLPATLAQKLVARAAGVSHVTPGSVVMCKVDLAMSHDSSGPRRVAPLLRELGAKVWDPSRFVVVTDHYVPAADPEAESILRFTRDWVREAGIQNFIDNEGICHVVLPERGHILPGRFIVGGDSHSPTGGAFGAYMFGIGATEMAGVLATGEIWLRVPNTIRVEWQGTLSDGVCAKDIMLFLCATLGMAGGRYEVIEYTGSTVKTLSMQERMTLTNMSTELGAQTALIAPDATTMAWLADAGVDAATLAAIEPRQWRSDADAPVLATHRFDAGTLVPQVAAPHSPANSGPVDQAAGAPIEIAYLGACTGAKLEDLRMAARVLRGRKVAPGVSLKVAPASLRDQQQAATEGTLGVLMDAGAELLPNACNACAGYGATRFPAGSRAIASTARNFPGRMGDAGSAVWLASPMTVAASAATGCITDPRTLLA